One Lepidochelys kempii isolate rLepKem1 chromosome 12, rLepKem1.hap2, whole genome shotgun sequence genomic region harbors:
- the IRX6 gene encoding iroquois-class homeodomain protein IRX-6 — translation MSFSQFGYPYSTTSQFFVSASPSTTCCETASRSVSDVCSGSAHAATICCPSYENRLLTSTRTELNAALGMCSSPYSAAAASQGYANYLPYSTDPSTLYTTLNPQYEMKDGTSGLHSGIGQPAAFYPYDHSLGQYQYDRYGTVDFSGSARRKNATRETTSTLKTWLYEHRKNPYPTKGEKIMLAIITKMTLTQVSTWFANARRRLKKENKMTWSPKNKAGEERKDENKREEEEYGTENEGKAGQKSFKEEKELRLRDLDDLDEDEQDKIDNDRKTAPKVSTALAESEKRDCTSVTPPSHFHTLPCNKTVPVAGGDFLETVGQKAAKAVGTITQGQQYETPDKPRIWSLAHTAGAHVAVAPPHTEPRTVSPGCLLGRGRRSGSGRCPEASPLGSLRAQPIADSALEELPQATKICRNSTFNLQSIQLSCAPYPVLGETCQYSSGAEGFGRNVKPSQGAIDLSEGCVAQHKDKLRTAFRPVLKR, via the exons ATGTCCTTCTCTCAGTTTGGATATCCCTACAGCACCACTTCGCAG TTTTTTGTGTCTGCCAGCCCCAGTACGACTTGTTGTGAAACTGCCTCCAGATCCGTGTCGGATGTTTGCTCTGGGTCTGCCCACGCGGCTACGATTTGCTGCCCCTCGTACGAAAACAGGCTGCTGACCAGCACCCGGACGGAGCTCAATGCAGCTCTGGGGATGTGCAGCTCTCCCTATTCAGCAGCCGCAGCCAGCCAGGGTTATGCCAACTACCTTCCTTACAGCACAGACCCATCCACTCTTTACACCACGCTG AACCCTCAGTATGAAATGAAGGACGGCACGAGCGGTTTGCACTCGGGAATCGGACAGCCTGCTGCCTTCTACCCCTACGATCATTCCTTAGGGCAGTATCAGTACGACAG GTATGGGACAGTGGATTTCAGTGGCTCAGCCAGGCGCAAAAATGCAACTCGAGAGACAACCAGCACCCTTAAGACCTGGCTGTACGAACACAGGAAAAACCCTTATCCCACCAAAGGCGAGAAAATCATGCTGGCCATCATCACCAAAATGACCCTCACTCAAGTGTCCACTTGGTTTGCTAACGCCCGACGGAGGctcaagaaggaaaacaaaatgacCTGGTCTCCCAAGAACAaagcaggggaagagagaaaagatgaaaacaaaagagaggaagaggagtATGGCACCGAAAATGAAGGCAAag CAGGTCAGAAAAGCTTCAAGGAAGAAAAGGAATTGAGACTGAGAGACCTGGACGATTTAGACGAGGACGAACAAGACAAGATAGACAACGACCGAAAGACTGCCCCGAAAGTCAGCACGGCTTTGGCGGAGTCTGAGAAAAGGGACTGCACCAGCGTGACCCCACCTAGCCATTTTCACACTCTCCCCTGTAACAAGACCGTGCCGGTGGCAGGAGGAGACTTCTTAGAGACCGTGGGGCAAAAGGCAGCCAAAGCGGTGGGCACCATTACTCAAGGGCAGCAATACGAAACCCCAGACAAGCCCAGAATCTGGTCGTTAGCTCACACAGCCGGGGCCCATGTTGCGGTTGCCCCCCCGCACACCGAGCCAAGGACCGTGAGCCCTGGCTGTttgctgggcagggggaggcgCTCTGGGTCGGGACGCTGCCCTGAGGCCAGCCCCCTGGGcagtctcagagcccagcccATTGCGGACAGTGCGCTCGAAGAACTACCCCAGGCCACCAAGATTTGTAGAAACTCCACTTTCAACCTGCAGTCTATCCAACTAAGCTGTGCTCCCTATCCCGTCCTGGGGGAGACGTGCCAGTATTCTTCAGGAGCTGAAG GGTTTGGGAGAAATGTGAAACCCAGCCAAGGAGCCATAGATCTCAGTGAAGGTTGTGTAGCGCAGCATAAAGATAAACTGAGAACAGCTTTTAGGCCAGTGCTGAAGAGGTGA